A genomic segment from Leptolyngbya boryana PCC 6306 encodes:
- a CDS encoding acetoacetate decarboxylase family protein, with protein sequence MNYPLAPWILRGYGFLTLHLVDVAQAEKYIPTDLEIVQVLPGKTIGGIVLGKYEPGSTLTYGELIVVPALVRQGGNIGAWISHIYVDDLNSIAGGHKIWGLPKEEAQFVWQSNGGAMVKQGDRILCDFMPTWQFNLWRQRGQFGTYSSLEQLARFESEAIANLSLISARLDIPASSPFAHMIRTQPWLALRAESLELTVAAPKRVG encoded by the coding sequence ATGAATTATCCCCTTGCCCCTTGGATTCTCAGAGGTTACGGCTTTTTGACGCTGCATCTAGTTGATGTTGCCCAAGCAGAAAAATACATCCCAACTGATCTCGAAATTGTTCAAGTCTTACCTGGAAAAACGATCGGCGGCATTGTGCTCGGAAAATATGAACCTGGCTCAACTTTGACGTATGGAGAACTCATTGTTGTACCTGCTTTAGTTCGCCAAGGCGGAAATATCGGAGCTTGGATTTCGCATATTTATGTTGATGATTTGAATTCAATCGCAGGAGGACATAAGATTTGGGGTTTGCCGAAAGAAGAAGCACAATTTGTCTGGCAATCGAACGGAGGTGCAATGGTCAAACAAGGCGATCGCATTCTGTGCGATTTCATGCCAACCTGGCAGTTCAATCTTTGGCGACAGCGGGGACAATTCGGAACTTATTCCAGTCTGGAACAGCTTGCAAGGTTTGAGAGCGAAGCGATCGCCAATTTATCACTGATTTCTGCTCGACTCGATATTCCAGCATCTAGCCCATTTGCTCACATGATCAGAACTCAGCCCTGGCTTGCCCTACGTGCCGAATCTCTGGAACTTACCGTCGCGGCTCCGAAGCGAGTCGGGTAA
- a CDS encoding glycosyltransferase family 2 protein, which translates to MSENSWQENELESLAALLSDLPEEPNGSKEPDTFRGFQGRRKKAAIVFAAIWSGTIALHLVTWGYWFVLGVTTLMSIHAMRLMLARPAAFAKPLEDDDLFPTVSLMVAAKNEEAVIGRLVKMLCELNYPRDRYEVWVIDDNSTDKTPEVLDHLTTQYPQLKVFNRPENSSGGKSGALNQVFPLTSGEFLVVFDADAQVEPDFLRRVIPVFERGDIGAIQVRKAIIQAEPQFHSNEAENFWIQGQMAEMALDAFIQQQRAAIGGLGELRGNGQLVRREALLDCGGWNEETITDDLDLTFRLHLSGWDIEVVTEPAVYEEGVTNAIALWHQRNRWAEGGYQRYLDYWRLILRNRMGSRKTIDLAMFWMLQYVMPTAAIPDFLMAVLRHRMMLTSPISAMTLFLFLFSAIGGLRRVQKLKSQDDISILTQIFQGLRGAVYMLHWFVIVSTATLRMSIRQKRLKWVKTVHHGAAN; encoded by the coding sequence ATGTCGGAGAATTCTTGGCAAGAAAACGAGCTTGAATCGCTGGCAGCACTGTTATCAGACCTGCCCGAAGAACCCAATGGGTCTAAAGAGCCGGATACGTTTCGCGGTTTTCAAGGACGTAGGAAAAAAGCAGCGATCGTCTTTGCGGCGATTTGGAGTGGCACGATCGCGCTGCATTTAGTGACCTGGGGCTATTGGTTTGTGTTGGGTGTGACCACCTTAATGAGTATTCATGCCATGCGCTTAATGCTTGCCCGCCCCGCTGCATTCGCAAAGCCGCTTGAAGATGATGATCTATTCCCTACAGTTTCGCTGATGGTTGCGGCAAAGAATGAGGAAGCCGTGATCGGGCGCTTGGTCAAAATGCTGTGTGAGTTGAATTATCCGCGCGATCGCTACGAAGTTTGGGTAATTGACGATAACAGCACTGATAAAACGCCTGAAGTGCTCGACCATTTAACGACTCAATATCCCCAACTGAAAGTTTTCAATCGTCCTGAAAACTCAAGTGGCGGCAAATCTGGCGCATTAAATCAAGTCTTTCCACTCACTTCGGGTGAATTCTTAGTCGTCTTTGATGCCGATGCTCAAGTCGAGCCAGATTTCTTGCGTCGAGTTATCCCCGTTTTTGAGCGAGGAGATATCGGTGCGATCCAAGTGAGAAAAGCGATCATTCAGGCTGAACCGCAATTTCACTCCAACGAGGCGGAGAATTTCTGGATCCAAGGACAAATGGCAGAAATGGCATTGGATGCGTTTATTCAGCAGCAGAGAGCCGCGATCGGAGGATTAGGTGAACTGCGCGGAAATGGACAACTCGTTCGTCGAGAAGCGTTGCTCGACTGTGGGGGGTGGAACGAAGAAACAATCACAGACGATTTGGATTTGACATTCCGATTGCATTTGAGCGGCTGGGATATTGAAGTCGTGACAGAGCCAGCCGTTTACGAAGAAGGCGTGACAAACGCGATCGCGCTTTGGCATCAGCGAAATCGCTGGGCAGAAGGCGGCTATCAACGCTATCTCGATTACTGGCGACTGATTTTACGCAATCGCATGGGCAGTCGCAAAACAATCGATCTCGCGATGTTTTGGATGCTGCAATATGTGATGCCAACTGCAGCCATTCCCGATTTTCTCATGGCGGTTTTGCGCCATCGGATGATGCTGACGAGTCCGATTTCTGCGATGACGCTGTTCTTGTTCTTATTTAGTGCGATTGGTGGATTGCGTCGAGTTCAAAAACTGAAAAGTCAAGATGATATCTCAATCTTGACTCAGATCTTTCAAGGATTACGAGGTGCGGTTTATATGTTGCACTGGTTTGTCATTGTCTCAACTGCAACATTGAGAATGTCCATCCGTCAGAAGCGGCTGAAGTGGGTGAAGACTGTGCATCACGGTGCAGCAAACTGA
- a CDS encoding Gfo/Idh/MocA family protein, giving the protein MQNNIPIGYSQFGVSRNQPEPLRIGVIGVGNMGQHHTRVLSLLKDVELVGVSDINVERGLDTASKYRVRFFEDYHDLLNHVDAVCIAVPTRLHHGVGMAALKAGVHVLIEKPIAASIAEAESLVNAAAECQCILQVGHIERFNPAFQELSKVLKTEEVLALEAHRMSPYSDRANDVSVVLDLMIHDIDLLLELANSKVVKLTASGGRASNSGQLDYVTATLGFANGIVATLTASKVTHRKIRQISAHCKNSLTEADFLNNEILIHRQTTSNYKTDYGQVLYCQDGLIEKVKTSNIEPLHAELEHFVQCVRGGMAPSVGGIQALKALRLASLIEQMALDGKVWHSSPDSKVIELDTAAIAV; this is encoded by the coding sequence GTGCAAAACAATATCCCAATTGGGTATTCCCAGTTTGGTGTATCCCGGAATCAGCCAGAACCTTTGCGGATTGGCGTGATTGGTGTCGGGAATATGGGACAACATCATACCAGGGTGTTAAGTCTGCTGAAAGATGTTGAACTGGTCGGAGTTTCGGACATCAATGTAGAACGCGGGTTGGACACGGCTAGCAAGTATCGTGTCCGATTTTTTGAGGACTACCATGATTTGTTGAATCATGTCGATGCGGTTTGTATTGCCGTACCAACACGGTTGCATCATGGGGTCGGAATGGCGGCTCTGAAGGCAGGGGTTCATGTTTTAATTGAAAAGCCGATTGCAGCAAGTATTGCCGAAGCAGAATCGCTTGTGAATGCGGCAGCAGAATGTCAGTGTATTCTGCAGGTTGGACATATTGAGCGATTTAACCCCGCGTTTCAAGAACTCAGTAAGGTTCTGAAAACTGAAGAGGTTTTGGCGCTCGAAGCTCATCGGATGAGTCCTTATAGCGATCGTGCAAATGATGTATCGGTTGTCTTGGATCTGATGATTCACGACATTGATTTGCTGTTGGAACTGGCAAATTCTAAGGTCGTGAAATTGACCGCAAGTGGTGGGCGTGCCTCGAATTCAGGTCAGTTGGATTATGTGACAGCGACGTTGGGCTTTGCCAATGGCATTGTAGCAACACTGACCGCGAGTAAGGTGACCCATCGGAAGATTCGACAAATTTCAGCCCACTGTAAGAATTCACTGACGGAAGCAGATTTTCTCAATAATGAGATTCTGATTCACCGTCAAACGACCTCGAATTACAAGACGGATTATGGACAGGTCTTATATTGCCAGGATGGTCTAATTGAGAAAGTGAAAACGAGCAATATCGAGCCGCTTCATGCTGAATTGGAGCACTTTGTCCAGTGTGTCCGGGGTGGTATGGCTCCTTCAGTTGGCGGAATTCAGGCATTGAAGGCACTTAGACTGGCGAGTTTGATTGAGCAGATGGCACTCGATGGTAAAGTGTGGCATTCTTCGCCAGACTCAAAGGTAATTGAACTCGATACTGCCGCGATCGCGGTTTGA
- a CDS encoding ArsR/SmtB family transcription factor, with protein MKSPAQPVPPEVVQQVSDYFSVLGEPMRLRILNLLRDGEKCVQDLVEATDTSQANVSKHLKVMLQAGILTRRSKGTLAYYSVEDDLIFELCNLVCDRLATRIEQQAQYFRAFSLASRR; from the coding sequence ATGAAATCTCCCGCACAACCTGTACCACCTGAAGTCGTGCAGCAAGTCTCTGATTATTTTAGTGTGTTAGGTGAACCGATGCGTCTTCGCATTCTCAATTTACTACGAGATGGCGAAAAATGCGTTCAGGATCTCGTTGAAGCGACTGATACGAGTCAAGCTAATGTTTCTAAGCATCTCAAGGTGATGCTGCAAGCGGGAATCTTAACTCGGCGATCGAAAGGGACGCTGGCATATTACAGCGTCGAAGACGATCTGATTTTCGAGTTATGTAATCTGGTCTGCGATCGCTTAGCGACTCGGATTGAACAGCAAGCTCAGTATTTCCGAGCCTTCAGCTTAGCCAGTCGTCGGTAG